The Photobacterium sp. TY1-4 DNA window CCGTACCCCGCATGCACCTTCCATATAGAGGATCGGGGCCACCCGCGCTTTTACCCCTTCCAACCGGCTGATCCGCGTTTCCAGTGCCCGACGCGCTAAAGCCAGACGCTCATCGAGCAGACGATAGAAGCGCGTTTCATCTCCCTCCGCCAGAATAGCAATGCGCGGCAAGTTGAGGCTGACCACCCCCAGGTTGTTGCGGCCTTCATGAACCAGCTCCCCTTGCGCTTCAAAGGCATCCAGGAAGCTGCGACATCCCATCGGAGTTTTGAACGAGCCGGTGACTTCCACCACTTTGTCGTAGTTCAGAATATCCGGGTACATCCGCTTCGAGGCACACTCCAGCGCCAGCTGCTTCATGTCATAGTTCGGCTCGCCCGGGCGGTGGTTGAGACCCTCACGGATGGCAAACACCAATTTGGGGAACACAGCCGTTTTGCGGTTTTTCCCCAAGCCTGCAATCCGGTTTTTCAGAATTGATTGCTGGATCAATCTGGATTCCCATGAGGTGCCGAGGCCAAACCCGAAAGTGACAAACGGTGTCTGTCCGTTGGCGGTATGCAGCGTATTGACCTCGTATTCCAGCGACTGGAATGCGTCGAAGGATTCTTTTTCCGTCCGGGCGCGGGCAAATGCTTCCGGCTCGGTAATGTCCCATTCCCGGGCAATTTGCAGATGCTTCTGATAGCTGATCGCCACATACGGTGCGAGCACTTCATCAATACGGTTGATGGTGGTGCCGCCATAGATATGGCTGGCAACCTGAGCGATGATTTGCGCAGTGACTGCCGTCGCCGTGGAGATCGACTTAGGCGTGTCAATCTCTGCGTTCCCCATTTTAAAACCATGGGTCAACATGCCATCCAGGTCGATAAGCATGCAGTTGAACATTGGGAAGAAAGGTGAGTAATCCAGATCGTGGTAGTGAATATCCCCCTGCTCGTGTGCCTGAACGATATCCCTCGGCAAAATGTGCTGCTTGGCATAATGCTTGGCGACGATACCGGCCAGCAGATCCCGCTGCGTCGGGATCACTTTGCTGTCTTTATTGGCATTTTCATTGAGCAAGGCGGCATTGCTCTGCTCGATCAGACCACGGATTTCAGCATTGAGCCGGCTGGTTTTCTCCCGGGCCAAATCTCGATCATGACGGTATTCAATATATGCCCGGGCAACTTCCTTATAAGGGCCAACCATCAGATGATTTTCAACTGCCGACTGGATGGCATGAATATCGACCTCACCTGCGGACATAAACTGAGACAACACGCCGTCGGCAACCGAGGCCGCATACGATTCATCCATGGTTTCGACTGACTCAGCAGCGCTTAGGACCGCCTCCTTGATACGCCTGGTATCAAAGGGGACACGGCATCCATCACGCTTAATCACAACAGGTTTCACAGGGAGCTCCTCACATGACACTGTCACCAAAAACACAAAATGTAGTATTTCGATAACAAGAAGATACAAGATGTTGGGTATTAGGCGATAACTTGCCACAACATACCTTGATCTGAATCATGGTTCTTCAATGGCCGCTCAGAGAACAGCCGATGATTTTGACGCGGAGCCAAAAATTGTTGCAACGCTTAATATTGGCATCAGATGTCAACACATTTCGTCAGTCAACTGTCGAGTTTTTCGCGAAAGAATGCCGCCAAAAATTGAACAAAGAACCACCAATTGAAGGCCTGTCATGAGATCTTGCTCTCTCTTTCATCGAATTGTCATTTCATCTCATTAATGTTGGCTCTATAGATATGACATCACGCAGCCTGGCTGCTTACATCAACAACTGCTACATCAACAGGAAAGCTATGGACGCTTTAAACCAATATACGTTTGTTGCGCCAACCGAAGACGAGCTCATGGTTGAGCAACCTGATTTGCTTTATCTTGCCGAAGAGCAAGATGAAGAATTTGCCAATGACATCATCATTCTGGGCTAAAGTTGATATAAAAAAAGTCCGGCATGCCGGACTTTTTTTATCGCGCTATTCACGCACATAGCCGTTGTTATAGTGCCTGACATCGGGCACGATATTATGCTTGTTCAACAAGCGATACATAGTCGCCCGAGAGACGCCAAGGTCCTTCGCAGCGGATGCAACCTGCCCCCGGTGTGTTTCGAGCACGGCAACCAACACATCTTTTTCAGCTTCATCTTTAATATTTCTCAGACTCTGCTTGAGATTTGCCTTGCTCGGCAGATCAAAATGCTCTGCCCGAACTTCGTTGCCTTCAGCCAGTAACGCAGCGCGCTTCACTTGATTGATCAGTTCACGCACGTTGCCCGGCCAGCTATATCGCAGCAGTAACTGCTTGGAGTCTTCAGAAAAACTGGACGCCATCGTACTGTACTCACGAGCAAACTTGGTCAGGAAGGTTTCTGCGAGCAAGAAAATATCTGAACCACGTTCCCGCAAGGTTGGCACTTTGATGTGAAAAACGTTCAGACGATAATACAGCTCTTTGCTGAACTCGCCATTGGCCACCGCGGCTTCCAAATCAGCGCTGGATGAGGCAATAATACGCACATCCGCAGATGAGTCATCTTCCAGCGAATCTCCCGCCGGGGTCTGGAGGAAAGACAGCAATTCGTCCTGTAACTCTTTTGTAAGCTCTTCAACATTATCCAGTAAAATCGTGCCATTGAAATGGGAACCATCTTCCTGAACATAAGAGCCGTCCAGGAATGAGGCTTTGTCATCTTCCTTGGTCAGGGAGCCACAATTGACAGTAATAAAGGGGGCATTTCTCCGTTTCGACAAGCTATGAATGGACTTCGCAATCAGCTCTTTTCCGGTCCCGTTTTCCCCGGTCAGGAAAACGTTCACTTCCGTCATTGCGACGCGACGCACCATATCTCGTAACTGCTTGATTGATTTTGACTCACCAAACAGCCCCATATCATGCTGAGAGGTCACTTCGACCCAGGAGCTGGATTCAATTTCCAGCATCCCCAGCTGATGACCAACAGTATCCAGCAAATGACTGCCTGGGATCGGTACCGAAAAATAATCAACACAGAAGTTATTGATGAACTGACAGATAGCATCCGTTTTCAACTGTTCTTTTTTAATGATCGCAATCCATTTGACCTGCTTCGTTTTATTTGCCCTTAAAGAAATGCTATTCAAGCTAAAATCATTATTGCTCAAATCTACAATACATATACAAGGACTGAATTCTTCCAGGATTGAATCAGCCGTCCGTAAGTCATAACAACAATGAGTTTTCCAACCTGATTGTTCCAAAAGCGCAATCCAAGGTTCATAATTGCAACCAATTGCAACCAGTCGACCATTTATTGTTTTATTTTGACATTGAGCCACCATAGAAGTCACCTTCTTTCAATGTACATATTATTATTGATGTCTTAAAAATATAGGCAATAAACGACGAGCTTGCAGGGTATCAGATGTAAGAATAGTCTCTAAAAGGGATTAGTCATGATGAGAAAGATACATTACTTTTTCAGATCAATCAGTTATGATTCGAAAAACCAGTAACAAAATTATACAGAAATGCATGGAAAATGTTTGGTAACAACAAAAAAGGTACAGTGCGTACACTGTACCTCATCAAACAATAAAAATTAACTATGTGTTTAGTTTAATATCGAATTTTCCTTAGTGGCGGCTGAACAGCAGCGCATTATTCAACCGATTTTCATAAATAGTTTGCTTAATGTATCCGTTCATATCCGCCTCAATATCCATGATGGTCTCGGTGCTGATTTGTGTCCCGTCATCAAAGTTCTGGATGACAAAGCCGGATGCTTCGGAATCAATGGTTGAATACTTGATCTCATTATTCTCAACCCGAATGTGCCTGAGTGGGTTATCCAGCGGCACCGATTTATCGCCGGTTGGACTGACCAGCATCCCATTGTTAATCGTAAAATCGGCGATATGGGTCGACAACACCTTTTCACCATTGATCGCTGTTGTAATCGACAGGCCGATATTGATTATGCTGTCGTTGATAGAAACAAACCCACCGCGCATAGAAGCCATCTCGCTATCGCTAAGGGACGTCAGCCCCAGATCATCCACGGTCATAAAGTTGACGGATGCCTGCGCAACAACAGCAGCCCCTCCTATTGCTGATGCAACGAAAATACGAGTTAACTTTTTCATACTAGCCTCTAATAATCGTTTGCTCCCGGTAGTGTAATACTAAAGGTTGCAAGTGAATCTCTCGCGATCGCTTCAGACGAAGGCGACGGCGTGTAGATATTATAATTTTCATCCGTTATGAAGCTCTCTCTTCCTTGCTGTACATGACTTTTTACCAATAGCACTGCGCCTTTATAATATTTCTTAAAATCTTTAATTGGCATAACCATGGTACCACGCGACGGATCACCCAGAATAACCTGGCGGCTGTTCATACCTTTAATGACGACAAAGTGCATATAGCCATCAAAATTGACAATGGTTATTGCTGGAATTTGTAGTTCCCCGAATTTCTCTAAAGGGAGATTATACCCATTCGCATCCAATCCAATTGAAACCAGGTAGTTTCTCATATCCAACATTGAGAAGCCTTGCTTTTCAATTTTTTCCTTATTGCCATTTTTGAACATGAATTCAAAAACAGTATTTTCCTGTGTATCCCGGCCATAGTGATAAGTTACCAATGAAGCAACTGCAGCTGAGCCACAGCTGAAATCATATTGCTGACGATAAACATCGCCGAATAATTTCTCCTGATAACTTTTCACATTTATATTATACGCGCCCCGGCTTGGAAAATAATCAAGCGCATAAAGACTACTGCTTGCTAACAGGCCTATCGTCAATATAACTGCTCTTTTCATAATCACTACCGAAGTTTTTCTCTGTGTACCGACTCAACGCTGAAAGACTTTTATGCATGGTCCAGTTTTCCAGCAGATGGGAATAAAGGGCCGTAAACGGCCCTTCATCCTGGTTAGTAGTTGCCGTTGTCCGGACTCACTACGCCCCCACCTGAGCCAACCAATGCTGCATTTGTGCTGGTTGTTTGTTGAACCATTGAGTTATTACCTACGTTCTGACCAGCCATGCTGATACCAGACGCGTCGCCGAATGCACGGTACATGGTGTTTTCATGGTCAACCACAACATTCGTTGGGCTTCCCTTACAGCATGCACCGCCATAAGTGACACTGGCATCCATCACATCACCATAGAGCTTGGACTCAGCCAGATACTTTTCCATATCCTTCGATATTTTTTTGGTAAAGGATGCATCCACTTCTTTATTAATCTCCTTGGTGTTTCGGTAGTAATTGCCGACATCTTTCAAAATTAATTTGTCATCATCCGTGTTACCGACGTTACTTTTATATATATTTTTTGTTTTTGAAAATTCTGCACTTTTGTATACTGAGAGATTCCCGCTACCCTCAATAGTGATATCACCATCATGATGATCATAGCCGTAGCCGCTATCATACCCGTCAGCTAAAGCCAGCGGGGAAGCCACGAGTGCTGCAACTAGCATAAGATTACATTTACGCATGATCTTACTCCAAATAATATATGCTTTTATTTATAATATCCGCGCTTTGTTATAGTAATGCCTGTAAATCAACTCTGTGATTCAAATTGGCATACGACAACAGAAGTATTGTTATATTGTCCTGCGAAACCCAATGTATATCCCAATAGGTTTTTGGTCGCTGACATATTTTCATATGTCAGCATAGATAGACTAACAATTTACTTCAATGTCAGGTTAACCACGGTCGCATTTTGAATTAACACATTGTTACCAGTGTTTTGGACCACACTAACAATACCGGAAGTATTACTAAAGGTTCCCTCAGCAATAATATTGTCTCCGGTAATATTGTTATATGCCCCATTACCTGCAACATCGCCATACATATCTGAACTTGCGTGAATATTATCGATTTGTAATTCGTATTGACCGCCGCGAGACATGGTCAGTACGTCTTCACTCAAGGAATCAGAATTTGCTAGAATATCCAACTCATCAGCAATTGCTCCACCCGAGATGAAAGCCAGTGCAATCAGCGTTAAATATTTCATGACTTCCTCCTGAGGGCTGAAATTCAGCCCTCAGCTATGTGTTATTGACTGGTTAACATTGCATTGGTACTGGCACTTTGTTGAACCAAAGAGTTGTTCCCTGCGTTTTGACCTGCAATATTAATCCCTGACGCACCGGTGTAAGCATCTTGCATTGAGTTACTGTGTGTAACTTGTAGTGAAGAAGGATCTGCATCACCACCGCCATAATGACCCCAACCACCTTGATTACAGCATGCACCACCATAAGTCACATCACTGTAGGTGACTGAGCCATCCATGTAGGAAGTGGCCATGTAGTACTTCTCATCAATATCAATTTTGATGTTTTTGCTCATATCCCATTTACTGTTGTCAGTAAATTCATAGATATTTTTATTATTGACGTTATACAGCTTCATCGTATCATCATCGCTGTTATAACTGTCTTTAACCGTCACATTTTTCTCATGGGATACCGTCAGTTTTTTATCGATATCTTTATTGAATGAATCAGTGACTGTAACATCATGATCATCATCATGATAACCATTGTCGTAACCTGAACTGCCTGATGTTGAATATGGGTCATAGTCATGACCATATGGGTCATTCGCCAGGGCAAGCGGTGAACTAACAACTGCTACTAAAAGTGCGATATGTGTTTTACGCATGATCCTACTCCAAATATGTTGAGTTGTTCTTTTTTATAATCACCCGCGTTGTACCGCGAGATAACTTAATCATAGTTTTGACCACTCGCACTTTTGTATTATTTTTAATAAATCCATTGCTATTTCCGTATAAAATTGCCCTCATCAATCACTTTACATTCTAACGCTCCGGTTACGATAAATGTCTCTGATACAATGATATATTTTTATTTCTAAGACAATTTCTCAAAAGTTATGACCGTCATGAAAAAGCATGACACTCTCATTCGCAAGACAAGAATTTTAAATTCTCAGCTAACATGACTTTCTCAGATAAGCTAGGATTTTCTTATGAACAAGCCACCTCTATTCCGGCATTAAAATCATAATAGTTTTAAAGAAAGCCTTGATTCATCAATGCTGGTGAATCATCAGGTTACATCACTTTATCAATACTATTTTGGGGTCTGCCTCTGTGAGGTAAGTGAGGGAATTGTGAGTATTTTCAAG harbors:
- a CDS encoding sigma-54-dependent transcriptional regulator — protein: MVAQCQNKTINGRLVAIGCNYEPWIALLEQSGWKTHCCYDLRTADSILEEFSPCICIVDLSNNDFSLNSISLRANKTKQVKWIAIIKKEQLKTDAICQFINNFCVDYFSVPIPGSHLLDTVGHQLGMLEIESSSWVEVTSQHDMGLFGESKSIKQLRDMVRRVAMTEVNVFLTGENGTGKELIAKSIHSLSKRRNAPFITVNCGSLTKEDDKASFLDGSYVQEDGSHFNGTILLDNVEELTKELQDELLSFLQTPAGDSLEDDSSADVRIIASSSADLEAAVANGEFSKELYYRLNVFHIKVPTLRERGSDIFLLAETFLTKFAREYSTMASSFSEDSKQLLLRYSWPGNVRELINQVKRAALLAEGNEVRAEHFDLPSKANLKQSLRNIKDEAEKDVLVAVLETHRGQVASAAKDLGVSRATMYRLLNKHNIVPDVRHYNNGYVRE
- the nrdD gene encoding anaerobic ribonucleoside-triphosphate reductase; amino-acid sequence: MKPVVIKRDGCRVPFDTRRIKEAVLSAAESVETMDESYAASVADGVLSQFMSAGEVDIHAIQSAVENHLMVGPYKEVARAYIEYRHDRDLAREKTSRLNAEIRGLIEQSNAALLNENANKDSKVIPTQRDLLAGIVAKHYAKQHILPRDIVQAHEQGDIHYHDLDYSPFFPMFNCMLIDLDGMLTHGFKMGNAEIDTPKSISTATAVTAQIIAQVASHIYGGTTINRIDEVLAPYVAISYQKHLQIAREWDITEPEAFARARTEKESFDAFQSLEYEVNTLHTANGQTPFVTFGFGLGTSWESRLIQQSILKNRIAGLGKNRKTAVFPKLVFAIREGLNHRPGEPNYDMKQLALECASKRMYPDILNYDKVVEVTGSFKTPMGCRSFLDAFEAQGELVHEGRNNLGVVSLNLPRIAILAEGDETRFYRLLDERLALARRALETRISRLEGVKARVAPILYMEGACGVRLKPDDNVAEIFKHGRASISLGYIGLHETINALYGTDTHVYDSEPLREKALAIVRHLKAAVLRWKEDTGYGFSLYSTPSENLCSRFCAIDAKTFGVIDGVTDRGYYTNSFHLDVEKQVNPYDKIDFEMPYPPITSGGFICYGEYPNLQHNLEALENVWDYSYTRVPYYGTNTPIDECYACGFTGEFECTSKGFTCPKCGNHDPASVSVTRRVCGYLGSPDARPFNFGKQEEVKRRVKHL
- a CDS encoding carbon storage regulator, with the protein product MKYLTLIALAFISGGAIADELDILANSDSLSEDVLTMSRGGQYELQIDNIHASSDMYGDVAGNGAYNNITGDNIIAEGTFSNTSGIVSVVQNTGNNVLIQNATVVNLTLK
- a CDS encoding C39 family peptidase, which codes for MKRAVILTIGLLASSSLYALDYFPSRGAYNINVKSYQEKLFGDVYRQQYDFSCGSAAVASLVTYHYGRDTQENTVFEFMFKNGNKEKIEKQGFSMLDMRNYLVSIGLDANGYNLPLEKFGELQIPAITIVNFDGYMHFVVIKGMNSRQVILGDPSRGTMVMPIKDFKKYYKGAVLLVKSHVQQGRESFITDENYNIYTPSPSSEAIARDSLATFSITLPGANDY